Proteins encoded by one window of Mustelus asterias chromosome 9, sMusAst1.hap1.1, whole genome shotgun sequence:
- the gatd1 gene encoding glutamine amidotransferase-like class 1 domain-containing protein 1 isoform X1, translated as MSAKPSLLVVLSAAAEGVSAHSFYHSYTLCSTAFNLQIATPGGKPLDFVGLDENNIRWIQDFRMKPYANPAKLESIDGARYNAILIPNCPGAMVDLATNGYLAKILQHFCTETKPICVVGHGVAALCCATNQDKSWIFQGYSVTGPSVFELVRRKDFASLPIIVEDFVKDSGGTFSASKPDAVHVVFDRHLVTGQNDQSTLPAIQNLILCCNARIQQFEELEPTKSLLPVSKVKTRNQQTVSGKS; from the exons ATGTCTGCGAAACCCAGCCTCCTGGTTGTCCTCAGCGCTGCTGCTGAAG GTGTATCTGCACACTCGTTTTATCACTCCTATACACTATGTAGCACGGCCTTTAACCTGCAGATTGCTACTCCAGGG GGAAAACCATTGGATTTTGTGGGGCTGGATGAGAATAACATACGCTGGATCCAGGACTTCCGTATGAAACCATACGCAAACCCAGCTAAGCTGGAGTCAATTGATG GTGCTAGGTACAATGCTATCCTGATTCCTAACTGTCCTGGTGCTATGGTAGATCTTGCAACTAATGGATACCTGGccaagattctccagcatttctgCACTGAGACAA AACCAATTTGTGTGGTGGGGCACGGAGTTGCTGCTTTGTGCTGTGCTACAAACCAGGACAAGTCATGGATATTTCAGGGATACAGTGTAACTGGA CCCTCTGTCTTTGAACTAGTGAGGAGGAAAGATTTTGCAAGTCTTCCAATCATTGTGGAGGATTTTGTGAAAGACTCTGGAGGCACCTTCAGTG CTAGTAAACCCGATGCCGTACATGTCGTGTTTGACAGGCACCTTGTAACTGGACAGAATGACCAATCTACACTCCCTGCCATCCAGAACCTTATTCTTTGCTGTAATGCAAG GATTCAGCAGTTTGAAGAACTGGAACCAACAAAATCTCTACTCCCAGTTTCAAAAGTGAAAACAAGAAATCAGCAAACTGTGTCAGGCAAAAGTTGA
- the gatd1 gene encoding glutamine amidotransferase-like class 1 domain-containing protein 1 isoform X2 encodes MSAKPSLLVVLSAAAEGVSAHSFYHSYTLCSTAFNLQIATPGGKPLDFVGLDENNIRWIQDFRMKPYANPAKLESIDGARYNAILIPNCPGAMVDLATNGYLAKILQHFCTETKPICVVGHGVAALCCATNQDKSWIFQGYSVTGPSVFELVRRKDFASLPIIVEDFVKDSGGTFSASKPDAVHVVFDRHLVTGQNDQSTLPAIQNLILCCNARK; translated from the exons ATGTCTGCGAAACCCAGCCTCCTGGTTGTCCTCAGCGCTGCTGCTGAAG GTGTATCTGCACACTCGTTTTATCACTCCTATACACTATGTAGCACGGCCTTTAACCTGCAGATTGCTACTCCAGGG GGAAAACCATTGGATTTTGTGGGGCTGGATGAGAATAACATACGCTGGATCCAGGACTTCCGTATGAAACCATACGCAAACCCAGCTAAGCTGGAGTCAATTGATG GTGCTAGGTACAATGCTATCCTGATTCCTAACTGTCCTGGTGCTATGGTAGATCTTGCAACTAATGGATACCTGGccaagattctccagcatttctgCACTGAGACAA AACCAATTTGTGTGGTGGGGCACGGAGTTGCTGCTTTGTGCTGTGCTACAAACCAGGACAAGTCATGGATATTTCAGGGATACAGTGTAACTGGA CCCTCTGTCTTTGAACTAGTGAGGAGGAAAGATTTTGCAAGTCTTCCAATCATTGTGGAGGATTTTGTGAAAGACTCTGGAGGCACCTTCAGTG CTAGTAAACCCGATGCCGTACATGTCGTGTTTGACAGGCACCTTGTAACTGGACAGAATGACCAATCTACACTCCCTGCCATCCAGAACCTTATTCTTTGCTGTAATGCAAG GAAATGA